Proteins from one Salarias fasciatus chromosome 14, fSalaFa1.1, whole genome shotgun sequence genomic window:
- the mmp13b gene encoding collagenase 3, whose translation MIAWLLLLALVAPSSTLPLSSRQKDSWHLAEKYLRRFYGLPAGLQGRQRSSSLFQTKIKEMQKFFNLKVTGNLDDNTLDVMQQARCGVPDIGEYNHFPRHLKWQNNNVTFRILNYTPDLKKSDVDRAIRTALNVWADVTPLTFKKLYYGNADIMISFGSKEHGDHNPFDGPNGLLAHAYPPGQGIGGDTHFDEDEHWTKDSSAYNLFIVAAHELGHALGMGHSTDPGALMYPVYAYATGYPLAEDDIEGIQALYGPNPNARKVKPKPDAPNKCDPMLTFDAATELRGETIIFKDRFYWRLHPQMPEPEQTMIKSTWPSLPNKVDAAYENPEKDVVTIFSGIRMWALNGYNVVDGYPKYIHKLGLPKSVRKIDAAVHISDTGKTLLFTEEDYWSYDEATGTMDSGYPRSIEDDFPGMDDEVDAATYHYGYLYFFHEHIQYEYSYNSRKVMRILRTNSILNC comes from the exons ATGATCGCTtggctcctgctgctggcgcTGGTCGCTCCCTCGTCAACCCTCCCTCTGTCGTCCAGGCAGAAAGACAGCTGGCATTTAGCAGAG AAATACCTCCGTCGCTTCTATGGTCTGCCTGCCGGCCTTCAAGGGAGACAGAGATCCTCCAGTCTCTTTCAAACAAAGATCAAGGAAATGCAGAAATTCTTCAACCTCAAG GTGACAGGGAATCTGGATGATAACACTTTGGATGTAATGCAGCAGGCCCGATGTGGAGTCCCGGATATTGGGGAGTACAATCACTTCCCTCGACACCTCAAGTGGCAAAACAATAATGTCACATTCAG GATATTGAATTATACACCCGATCTGAAGAAGTCAGATGTAGACAGGGCTATCCGCACGGCGCTGAACGTCTGGGCGGATGTCACTCCTCTGACGTTTAAGAAGCTGTACTACGGGAATGCTGATATAATGATCAGCTTTGGATCAAAAG AGCATGGCGACCACAACCCTTTCGATGGCCCTAATGGACTGCTGGCTCATGCATACCCTCCTGGTCAAGGCATTGGTGGAGACACACACTTTGATGAGGATGAACACTGGACCAAAGATTCATCGG cttaCAACCTCTTTATCGTGGCAGCCCATGAGTTGGGCCACGCCCTCGGTATGGGCCATTCCACTGACCCAGGTGCTCTGATGTACCCCGTCTACGCGTACGCTACAGGATACCCGCTGGCTGAGGACGACATCGAAGGCATTCAAGCTCTCTATG GTCCCAACCCCAACGCAAGGAAAGTGAAGCCAAAACCCGACGCACCGAACAAATGTGACCCCATGTTGACTTTCGATGCTGCTACAGAGCTCAGAGGAGAAACCATCATCTTCAAAGACAG GTTCTATTGGCGCCTTCATCCCCAGATGCCAGAGCCTGAGCAGACCATGATCAAGTCCACATGGCCGTCTCTCCCAAACAAGGTGGACGCAGCGTACGAGAACCCGGAGAAGGACGTGGTCACCATATTTAGTG GTATTCGAATGTGGGCTTTGAATGGCTACAACGTCGTGGATGGTTACCCAAAGTACATCCACAAACTTGGTCTGCCCAAGAGCGTTCGGAAAATCGACGCCGCCGTGCACATTTCAGACACAGGAAAGACTTTGCTCTTTACTGAGGAAGACTATTGGAG CTATGATGAAGCCACAGGCACCATGGACAGTGGTTACCCACGATCCATTGAGGATGACTTTCCTGGAATGGACGATGAAGTTGACGCTGCCACTTATCATTATG GATACTTGTACTTTTTCCACGAACACATACAGTACGAGTACAGTTACAACTCAAGGAAAGTCATGCGTATCCTGAGGACCAACTCTATTCTCAACTGCTGA
- the tsku gene encoding tsukushi, translating to MPLGLLMLGLSLLAAVQTSTVKNCHPGCHCEVESFGLFDSFSLTRVDCSGLGPGVSMPIPIPLDTTHLDLSANAMGPLSDTMLAGPGYTTLVSLDLSSNYITEINHNALSKLRYLDTLDLSHNQLVSLHLNCFSGLPLAEVDLSHNGFQEFDLDVFAAKVNGEPVSVDLSHNRLSSVTTTSRGKVLHIQTLNLAGNQLSSVPSLAGLPLRYLNLDSNLIAEIEEGAFAPLKDLVYLSISGLGRLQQIKSNGFKGLQSLQVLDLSNNPKLVSISPAVFSGLDSLQELNLTGSGVTALPTNMLTHLPSIKSITLGRSIHCWRTKKQAQFHRQMGPVQHDEVLNCNVEGVVL from the exons ATGCCGCTGGGGTTGTTGATGCTCGGCCTGTCGCTGCTGGCGGCTGTCCAGACCAGCACGGTCAAGAACTGCCACCCCGGTTGCCACTGTGAGGTGGAAAGCTTTGGGCTGTTCgacagcttcagcctgaccAGGGTGGACTGCAGCGGACTGGGCCCCGGGGTCTCCATGCCCATCCCCATCCCGCTGGACACCACCCACCTGGACCTGTCCGCTAACGCCATGGGCCCGCTCAGTGACACCATGCTGGCCGGACCAGGCTACACCACACTTGTGAGCCTGGACCTCAGTAGCAACTATATCACCGAG attaACCACAATGCTTTATCCAAGCTGCGGTACCTGGACACTCTGGATCTGAGTCACAACCAGTTGGTGAGCCTTCACCTGAACTGTTTCTCTGGACTCCCCCTGGCGGAAGTGGACCTCAGTCACAACGGCTTTCAGGAGTTCGACCTGGACGTGTTTGCTGCTAAAGTGAACGGCGAACCCGTCAGCGTGGATCTGTCCCACAACCGGCTGTCGTCTGTCACCACCACTTCTCGTGGGAAAGTTTTACACATTCAGACGTTAAATTTGGCGGGGAACCAGCTGTCGAGCGTGCCGAGCCTGGCCGGACTTCCTCTGAGGTACCTCAACTTGGACAGCAATCTCATCGCAGAGATCGAGGAAGGAGCCTTCGCGCCGCTGAAGGACCTGGTTTATTTGTCCATTAGTGGCCTCGGCAGGCTTCAGCAAATCAAGTCTAACGGCTTCAAGGGCCTCCAGAGCCTGCAGGTCTTAGATCTCTCCAACAACCCGAAGCTCGTGAGCATCAGCCCCGCGGTGTTCAGCGGACTGGACTCGCTGCAAGAGCTGAACTTGACTGGTTCGGGAGTGACGGCGCTGCCGACGAACATGCTCACCCACCTGCCCAGCATCAAGAGTATTACACTGGGACGGAGCATCCACTGCTGGAGGACCAAGAAACAGGCACAGTTCCACCGGCAGATGGGACCGGTCCAGCACGACGAGGTGCTGAACTGCAACGTGGAGGGAGTGGTTTTATGA